Proteins co-encoded in one Quercus robur chromosome 8, dhQueRobu3.1, whole genome shotgun sequence genomic window:
- the LOC126695777 gene encoding receptor-like protein 6, protein MESWKKGTDYCSWDGVTCDRVKGNLIGFDLSCSWLQGTIFLLSHLQYLNLAFNDFDFSLISSGFGQFTRLRYLNLSGCVFSGQVPLRLLHLSLLASLYLSQNHFVSLETFVVRRLAKNLKMLRELHLDLVDMSSVSLRSLMNFSSSLTTPSLFNCELQGTLPVDIFRLPNLLTLTLTSNIELRGNLGLHQFNFNGPIIASLGNLTQLTDLDLSDNHFSGEIPSSLSNLKMLLYLGLEYNNLNGSIPSSIGNLTKVTQIFLRSNYFTGQIPSLSELKDLNLIDLRFNNLRDRIPNFLTNLTRLTKVYLSYNQLTSQIDEFQKLDISSNDLSGIVEFD, encoded by the exons ATGGAGTCTTGGAAAAAGGGCACTGATTACTGCTCATGGGATGGGGTTACTTGTGATAGGGTGAAGGGAAACCTGATTGGCTTTGACCTCAGTTGTAGCTGGCTTCAAGGCAccatctttcttctctctcacttGCAATATCTCAACCTTGCTTTCAATGACTttgatttttcattgatttcatCTGGGTTTGGTCAATTTACTAGGTTGAGATATCTTAACCTTTCAGGTTGTGTGTTTTCTGGCCAAGTCCCACTTCGTTTATTGCACCTCTCCCTATTGGCCTCACTATATCTCTCTCAAAATCATTTTGTTAGTCTCGAAACATTTGTTGTTAGAAGGCTTGCTAAAAATTTGAAGATGCTAAGAGAACTTCATCTTGATTTGGTTGACATGTCTTCTGTTTCACTTAGGTCTTTGatgaatttttcttcttcattgacAACACCTAGTCTCTTTAACTGTGAATTGCAAGGGACATTACCAGTTGATATTTTTCGCCTACCAAACCTACTTACGCTCACTTTAACATCTAATATTGAACTCAGAGG GAATTTGGGATTACATCAATTCAATTTTAATGGCCCAATAATTGCATCACTCGGTAACCTTACACAACTCACTGATTTGGATTTATCTGACAACCATTTTAGCGGTGAGATACCATCATCACTTTCAAACCTCAAGATGCTCTTATACTTGGGTCTAGAATATAACAATCTCAATG GTTCAATTCCCTCATCAATTGGGAACCTCACGAAAGTTACTCAAATTTTCCTCCGATCTAACTACTTCACCGGTCAAATTCCATCACTTTCAGAGCTAAAGGATCTCAATCTTATTGACCTAAGATTCAACAACCTTAGAGATAGAATTCCTAATTTTTTGACCAACCTCACAAGACTCACCAAAGTTTACTTGTCTTATAACCAACTCACTAGTCAAATTGATGAATTCCAAA AGCTTGATATTTCATCAAATGACTTGAGTGGCATTGTGGAATTTGATTAG